The Kineococcus radiotolerans SRS30216 = ATCC BAA-149 genomic interval CTCCACCGAGCGCGGGGGTCGGCCCCGCCGCCCGCGCGGGGGCTCACTCGGAGGGGACGCGGACCCCGCGGGCGCCGAGCTCGGCCGCCCCGCCGTCGGGGGCGGTGAGCACCCACAGGCCCTCCTCGAGGACCGCGACGGTGTGCTCCCAGTGCGCGGCGCGGGTGCCGTCGGAGGTCACGACGGTCCACTCGTCGGCCAGCACGTCGGTGTCGACCCCGCCGCGGGTGCACATCGGCTCGATGGCCAGGACCATCCCCGGGCGCACCTTGGGGCCCTTGTCGCGGTCGCGGTGGTTGAGGACGTCGGGCGCCATGTGCATGGCGGTGCCGATGCCGTGACCGGTGTAGCCGTCCACGATCCCCAGCCGGCCGCCCACGGCGTCCTCCACGGCCGCGCCGACGTCGCCGACCCTCCCCCGCGCGTCGAGCGCGGCGATGCCCGCCCAGAGCGCCTGGCGGGTGGTCTCCACCAGCTCCACGTCCCCGGGCTCCCGCGGCTCCCCCACGATCGCGGTGAAGGCGGAGTCGCCGTGCCAGCCGTCGACGACCGCCCCGCCGTCCACGGAGACCACGTCGCCCTCCTCGAGCGGGCGGTCGCCGGGGATGCCGTGCACGACGACCTCGTTGACCGAGATGCACAGCGTGGCCGGGTAGCCGTGATAGCCCAGGAAGTTCGACGTGCCACCGCCGGCGCGGATGACCTCGGCGCCGACGGCGTCGAGCTCCGCCGGGGTGATGCCGGGGCGCAGGGCGGCCCGCACGCTCTCCAGGGCCGCGTGCGTCAGCAGCCCCGCCTCGCGCATCTTCAGGATCTGCTCGGGGGTCTTCAGCTCGACCCGTTCACGTCCGAACACCGTCAGGCGGTCTGGAGGCCGAGGGCCGACACCAGCCGCGAGGTGACCTCGGGGATGTCGCCGAGGCCGTCCACGCTGCGCAGCAGGCCGCGGTCGGAGTAGACCTCGACCAGCGGGGCGGTCTGCTCGGCGTAGACCTGCTGGCGCGTGCGGATCACCTCTTCGGTGTCGTCGCTGCGCCCCTGCTCCACGGCCCGCTTGGCGAGGCGCCGGACCAGCTCGTCGGTGTCGGCGGCGATCTCGAGCACGTGCTCGAGCTTGGCCCCGACGTCGGCCAGCATGTCGTCCAGCTCGCGGACCTGGTCGGTGGTGCGCGGGTAGCCGTCGAGGATGAAGCCCTCGGCGGCGTCGGGCTGGGCGAGGCGCTCGCGGACCATCTGGTTGGTCACCGCGTCGGGGACGTACTTGCCCGCGTTGAGGTACTCCTGGACGGTCCGGCCCAGTTCGGTGCCCTCCGCGACGTTGGCCCGGAAGATGTCGCCGGTGGAGATGGCGGGCACGCCCAGGCGGTCGGACAGGAGCTTGGCCTGGGTGCCCTTGCCCGCACCGGGCGGACCGAGGAGGACGAGACGAGTCATCGCAAGAACCCTTCGTAGTTTCGCTGCTGGAGCTGGGACTCGATCTGCTTCACCGTCTCGAGCCCCACCCCGACGATGATCAGGATCGACGTGCCCCCGAAGGGGAAGTTCGTGTTGGCATTGAAGAGCACGAACGCGATGAGCGGAAGCAGCGAGATGAGCCCCAGGTACAGCGATCCTGGCAGGGTGATGCGGGTGAGGATGTAGTCGAGGTACTCGGCGGTGGGCCGTCCGGCGCGCACGCCAGGGATGAACCCGCCGTACTTGCGCATGTTCTCCGCGACCTCGTCCGGGTTGAACGTGATCGCCACGTAGAAGTACGCGAAGAAGATGATGAGCAGGAAGTAACCGACCATGTAGATCGGGTGGTCGCCACGCACCAGGTGGTCGTTGATCCAGACCACCCAGGCCTCGTTGGGGTCGCTGAACTGGGCCACCAGCGCCGGCAGGTAGAGCAGGGACGAGGCGAAGATCACCGGGATGACCCCGGCCATGTTGACCTTGAGCGGGATGTACGTCGAGGTGCCGCCGTACATGCGCCGGCCGATCATCCGTTTGGCGTACTGCACCGGCACCCGGCGCTGGGACTGCTCGACGGCCACGACGGCGGCGACGACGAAGAGGCCGACCAGCAGGATGCCGGCGAAGGTCAGCCAGCCGTTCTCCTGGCCGATGGCCCACAGCGAGGTCGGGAAGCCCGCGGCGATCTGGGCGAAGATCAGCAGGGACATGCCGTTGCCGATGCCGCGCTCGGTGACGAGCTCGCCCATCCACATGATCAGGCCGGTCCCCGCGGTCATGGTGAGGACCATGAGGACGATGGTCTGGATGCTCTGGTCGGGCAGCACGGGGGCGTTGCAGGCGGTGCCGAAGAGGCGCGAGGGGTCGCGGGCGATCGTCACGTAGGTCGTCGACTGCAGGACGGCCAGGCCGATCGTCAGGTACCGCGTGTACTGGGTCAGCTTGGTCGTGCCCTGCTGACCCTCCTTCTTGAGGGCCTCGAAGCGCGGGATGACCACGGTGAGCAGCTGGACGATGATGCTCGCGGTGATGTACGGCATGATCCCGAGCGCGAAGATGCTCAGCTGCAGCAGCGCCCCGCCGGAGAAGAGGTTCACCAGCCCCAGCAGGTCGTTGCCCGTCTGCGCGAGGTCGATGCACTGCTGCACGGCCGGGTACGAGACGCCGGGCGCCGGCACGAACGACCCCAGGCGCACCAGGACGATGA includes:
- a CDS encoding adenylate kinase, which codes for MTRLVLLGPPGAGKGTQAKLLSDRLGVPAISTGDIFRANVAEGTELGRTVQEYLNAGKYVPDAVTNQMVRERLAQPDAAEGFILDGYPRTTDQVRELDDMLADVGAKLEHVLEIAADTDELVRRLAKRAVEQGRSDDTEEVIRTRQQVYAEQTAPLVEVYSDRGLLRSVDGLGDIPEVTSRLVSALGLQTA
- the secY gene encoding preprotein translocase subunit SecY; the protein is MLTAIGRAFRTPDLRRKLLFTLGIIVLVRLGSFVPAPGVSYPAVQQCIDLAQTGNDLLGLVNLFSGGALLQLSIFALGIMPYITASIIVQLLTVVIPRFEALKKEGQQGTTKLTQYTRYLTIGLAVLQSTTYVTIARDPSRLFGTACNAPVLPDQSIQTIVLMVLTMTAGTGLIMWMGELVTERGIGNGMSLLIFAQIAAGFPTSLWAIGQENGWLTFAGILLVGLFVVAAVVAVEQSQRRVPVQYAKRMIGRRMYGGTSTYIPLKVNMAGVIPVIFASSLLYLPALVAQFSDPNEAWVVWINDHLVRGDHPIYMVGYFLLIIFFAYFYVAITFNPDEVAENMRKYGGFIPGVRAGRPTAEYLDYILTRITLPGSLYLGLISLLPLIAFVLFNANTNFPFGGTSILIIVGVGLETVKQIESQLQQRNYEGFLR
- the map gene encoding type I methionyl aminopeptidase, with amino-acid sequence MFGRERVELKTPEQILKMREAGLLTHAALESVRAALRPGITPAELDAVGAEVIRAGGGTSNFLGYHGYPATLCISVNEVVVHGIPGDRPLEEGDVVSVDGGAVVDGWHGDSAFTAIVGEPREPGDVELVETTRQALWAGIAALDARGRVGDVGAAVEDAVGGRLGIVDGYTGHGIGTAMHMAPDVLNHRDRDKGPKVRPGMVLAIEPMCTRGGVDTDVLADEWTVVTSDGTRAAHWEHTVAVLEEGLWVLTAPDGGAAELGARGVRVPSE